Proteins from a genomic interval of Pseudomonas silesiensis:
- a CDS encoding universal stress protein — translation MSQLQRLLLIAPQAMTRTPAFDRAAALAHALQLPLHIVAFDYVQALAVAGFFAPEQISQALEGYLQAHRQWLTEQTGSMSKLGIQVTSEVVWVQHPYEEIVQFVNEMPLALIIKDAQEEPALKRVFFTPLDWQLLRDCPVPVHLVTHALNPRPRNVLAIIDVLRSEEQDHEFNDQIIDAAVKLAEVCDARLELLHVFDWTSLYAQDIGFGALPLATGIYEALGVAQNEAFAAIAERHGVPPECRHFKEGMPVPSICEFAAEHHCDVIVMGTVQNKGLDKLLGTTAEQLLHRAPCSVLAIKPGQMLQS, via the coding sequence ATGTCGCAACTCCAGCGCTTACTGTTGATTGCTCCCCAAGCCATGACCCGTACACCGGCATTCGACCGGGCTGCCGCATTGGCACATGCCCTGCAATTACCCTTGCACATTGTGGCGTTTGATTATGTCCAGGCCCTGGCGGTGGCCGGCTTCTTTGCCCCCGAGCAGATCAGCCAGGCCCTTGAAGGCTACCTGCAAGCCCATCGGCAATGGTTGACGGAGCAAACCGGGTCGATGAGTAAACTCGGCATCCAGGTCACCAGCGAAGTGGTGTGGGTCCAGCATCCCTACGAGGAGATTGTGCAATTCGTCAATGAGATGCCGCTGGCGCTGATCATCAAGGATGCGCAGGAAGAACCGGCCTTGAAACGGGTGTTCTTCACGCCGCTGGATTGGCAACTGTTGCGCGACTGTCCGGTACCGGTGCATTTGGTGACCCATGCGCTCAACCCGCGTCCACGCAATGTGTTGGCGATCATCGATGTGCTGCGCAGTGAAGAGCAGGATCATGAATTCAACGACCAGATCATCGACGCCGCCGTGAAGTTGGCCGAGGTCTGCGATGCCCGGCTGGAACTGCTGCATGTGTTTGACTGGACGTCCTTGTATGCCCAGGACATAGGCTTTGGCGCACTGCCGCTGGCCACCGGAATTTATGAAGCGTTGGGAGTGGCTCAGAATGAGGCGTTTGCGGCCATCGCCGAACGTCACGGCGTGCCACCCGAATGTCGCCACTTCAAGGAGGGCATGCCGGTACCGAGCATTTGTGAGTTCGCCGCCGAGCACCACTGCGATGTCATTGTCATGGGCACGGTACAAAACAAGGGCCTGGACAAGTTACTGGGGACCACGGCCGAACAGTTGTTGCATCGGGCGCCGTGCAGCGTGTTGGCGATCAAGCCGGGCCAGATGTTGCAATCCTGA